A genomic segment from Amphiura filiformis chromosome 10, Afil_fr2py, whole genome shotgun sequence encodes:
- the LOC140163046 gene encoding uncharacterized protein, which produces MATAVRRSQRSADPCSNPGISGAGITGLLQILLGCGSIAAGVVLILEDNDLLPIGFAIWGGGVFVLAGLVGICTICCGGPGNSQQGTFRCTLMAYMAVCIIASMVALGQVVWESWASIVHKHGFDLCIALFWESTDDLCEQRLSQHLHTGAAVAAGLEFIVAVCACVMICSVVCNTNGDPNIVVQNVSMDKPPTPPPGPRGPPGPPGFPGPPGPPGPPGPSPGTWPSLIYEKPTRTPVYIVEQSPLAIEY; this is translated from the exons ATGGCTACTGCGGTTCGACGCTCTCAACGCAGTGCTGACCCTTGTTCGAATCCTGGTATATCAGGCGCTGGTATCACGGGCTTATTGCAGATACTATTAGGGTGTGGATCTATTGCAGCAGGTGTTGTGTTGATTTTGGAAGATAATGATCTACTACCGATTGGATTTGCTATTTGGGGCGGTGGCGTG TTCGTTCTGGCTGGGCTAGTGGGTATTTGTACAATATGTTGTGGTGGGCCTGGAAATAGCCAACAAGGTACTTTCAGATGCACG CTGATGGCATACATGGCAGTATGTATCATCGCGAGCATGGTGGCCCTCGGGCAAGTTGTCTGGGAGAGTTGGGCAAGTATAGTTCACAAACATGGCTTTGACTTGTGCATCGCACTATTTTGGGAATCAACGGATGATTTGTGCGAGCAG CGTTTATCGCAGCATTTGCATACCGGTGCTGCCGTCGCTGCCGGTTTAGAGTTCATCGTTGCTGTCTGTGCTTGCGTAATGATCTGCAGTGTAGTTTGCAATACCAATGGTGACCCCAACATTGTG GTACAAAATGTTTCTATGGACAAACCACCAACCCCACCACCCGGACCACGTGGACCGCCCGGGCCACCCGGATTTCCTGGGCCACCTGGACCACCCGGACCGCCCGGGCCCTCGCCTGGTACGTGGCCGTCTCTCATCTACGAAAAACCGACGAGAACTCCGGTGTACATTGTTGAGCAATCAC CATTGGCGATAGAGTACTAG
- the LOC140161987 gene encoding cytochrome P450 2J4-like → MSLYNILPARDMITTGTLVVCLVAFYVAYKIIRQSTSRLPPGPIGLPVIGNIITVVASSVRGEHPHDLMTRLANKYGKVFSLGFGSSTRIVVLNDFACVSEAYRNQDITGRPANDVIIRGIGAHGVLNSSGETWKHQRRFSLSVFRSFGVGKRSFEDRIIDEVDFLSQEITALNGSKFNPKHYLMNATSNIICSVIFGDRYNYNDVEFKRILSILDSRIQLVGSGGLILFVPLLRLFSPGTVKKAVKIVKDQVEYFKTIVTNHKFQLASTNECNDFIDLYLKEIEKNQHQPEADDFIDDKHLLALIDSLFLAGTETSSNTLGWCLLYMAENSDVQKRIQEEITSVCGERTPSFADQQNMPYTEAVILEVQRLHTIVPLGVPHCANKDTTIRGYEIPEGSVIISNLWGVLHDPEVWSDPNVFKPERFLGRDGQVDLPKEWIPFSTGRRVCLGERLAKMEIFVFLTHLLNRYTFKKPENKPSTFEGRSGATFSPLTYHVTASPRN, encoded by the exons ATGTCACTCTACAATATATTACCTGCGCGTGATATGATAACAACAGGCACACTTGTCGTGTGCTTAGTAGCATTTTATGTCGCCTACAAAATCATCCGACAGTCTACAAGTCGTCTTCCCCCGGGACCTATTGGTCTGCCCGTCATAGGGAATATTATAACCGTCGTAGCAAGCTCTGTGAGAGGGGAGCATCCTCACGATTTGATGACAAGATTAGCCAACAAATATGGCAAG GTATTTAGTTTGGGGTTCGGAAGTTCGACGCGCATTGTGGTGCTAAATGACTTTGCCTGTGTATCGGAAGCCTATAGGAACCAGGACATTACTGGCAGGCCCGCCAATGATGTCATTATACGAGGAATTGGAGCTCACG GTGTATTGAATTCATCAGGCGAGACATGGAAACATCAAAGACGTTTTTCACTTTCTGTTTTTCGAAGCTTCGGAGTAGGGAAAAGGAGTTTTGAAGATCGCATCATCGACGAGGTTGATTTTCTTTCACAGGAAATAACAGCTCTAAATGGATCCAAATTTAACCCTAAACATTACCTTATGAACGCAACCTCCAATATCATATGCTCTGTTATCTTTGGTGATCGGTATAACTACAATGATGTCGAATTCAAACGGATTCTCAGCATTTTGGATAGCAGAATTCAACTCGTCGGGTCAGGCGGGCTGATCCTCTTTGTGCCTCTACTTCGACTTTTCAGTCCCGGTACGGTCAAAAAAGCTGTTAAAATCGTCAAAGATCAAGTGGAATATTTCAAGACTATCGTCACTAATCATAAATTTCAGTTGGCAAGTACGAATGAATGCAATGACTTTATTGACTTGTATTTGAAAGAAATCGAGAAAAACCAACATCAACCGGAAGCAGACGATTTTATCGATGACAAGCACCTGTTGGCTCTTATCGATAGTTTATTTTTGGCGGGAACAGAAACGTCGTCAAATACCTTAGGATGGTGTCTACTCTACATGGCTGAGAACTCGGATGTACAGAAACGAATTCAGGAGGAAATCACGTCTGTTTGCGGTGAGAGGACACCTTCTTTTGCTGATCAACAGAACATGCCTTACACGGAGGCGGTTATTCTGGAGGTTCAGCGCCTGCATACGATTGTCCCATTAG GTGTGCCGCATTGTGCTAATAAGGATACAACAATTCGTGGGTACGAAATTCCAGAAGGCTCAGTGATAATATCCAATCTATGGGGTGTTCTCCATGATCCAGAAGTCTGGTCCGATCCGAATGTATTCAAACCAGAGCGTTTTCTTGGTAGAGACGGTCAGGTTGATTTGCCAAAAGAATGGATTCCGTTCTCAACAG GTCGACGTGTATGTCTGGGCGAGAGACTAGCCAAGATGGAAATCTTCGTCTTCTTGACTCATCTCCTCAATAGATATACCTTCAAGAAACCAGAAAACAAACCATCTACCTTCGAAGGAAGGAGCGGTGCTACATTCAGTCCGTTAACCTACCATGTCACAGCTAGTCCCAGAAACTAA
- the LOC140161988 gene encoding cytochrome P450 2J4-like, translated as MTLYNILPACDVITTGTLVVCLVAFYVAYKIIRHSTSRLPPGPIGLPVIGNIITVVASSIRGEHPHDLMTRLADKYGKVFSLGLGSSTRLVVLNDFASVSEAYRNQDITGRPDNDVIVRGLGAHGVLSSSGETWKHQRRFSLSVFRSFGVGKRSFEDRIIAEVDFLSQEITALNGAKFNPKHYLMNATSNIICSVIFGDRYNYNDVEFKRILSILDSRIQLTGSGALIVFVPLLRLFSPGTVTKMIKIMNNQVEYFKTIVTNHKFQLASTNECNDFIDLYLKEIEKNQHQPEADDFVDDKHLLALIDSLFLAGTETSSNTLGWCLLYMAENPDVQKRIQEEITSVCGERTPSFADQQNMPYTEAVILEVQRLHTIVPLGVPHCANNDTAIRGYEIPKDSVIISNLWGVLHDPEVWSDPNVFKPERFLGKDGQVDLPKEWIPFSTGRRVCLGERLAKMEIFVFLTHLLNRYTFKKPDDENKPSTFEGRSGATFSPLTYHVTASPRN; from the exons ATGACACTGTACAATATATTACCTGCGTGTGATGTGATAACAACAGGCACGCTTGTCGTGTGCTTGGTAGCATTTTATGTCGCCTACAAAATCATCAGACATTCTACAAGTCGGCTTCCCCCGGGACCTATTGGTCTGCCCGTCATAGGGAATATTATAACCGTCGTAGCAAGCTCTATAAGAGGGGAGCATCCTCACGATTTGATGACAAGATTAGCTGACAAATATGGCAAG GTATTCAGTTTGGGGCTCGGAAGTTCGACGCGCTTAGTGGTGCTAAATGACTTTGCCTCTGTATCTGAAGCATATAGGAACCAGGACATTACTGGCAGGCCCGACAATGATGTCATTGTACGAGGACTAGGAGCTCACG GTGTATTGAGTTCATCTGGTGAGACATGGAAACATCAACGACGGTTTTCTCTTTCTGTTTTCCGAAGCTTCGGAGTAGGGAAAAGAAGTTTTGAAGATCGCATCATCGCCGAGGTTGATTTTCTTTCGCAGGAAATAACAGCTCTAAATGGagccaaatttaaccctaaaCATTACCTTATGAACGCAACCTCCAATATCATATGCTCTGTTATCTTTGGCGATCGGTATAACTACAATGATGTCGAATTCAAACGGATTCTTAGCATTTTGGATAGCAGAATTCAACTCACTGGGTCAGGCGCGCTGATCGTTTTTGTACCTCTTCTTCGACTTTTCAGTCCTGGTACGGTcacaaaaatgattaaaattatgAATAATCAAGTGGAATATTTCAAAACAATCGTCACTAATCATAAATTTCAGTTGGCAAGTACGAATGAATGTAATGACTTTATTGACTTGTATTTGAAAGAAATCGAGAAAAACCAACATCAACCGGAAGCAGACGATTTTGTCGATGACAAACACCTGTTGGCGCTTATCGATAGTTTATTCTTGGCGGGAACAGAAACGTCGTCAAATACCTTAGGATGGTGTCTACTCTACATGGCTGAGAACCCGGATGTACAGAAACGAATTCAGGAGGAAATCACGTCTGTTTGCGGTGAGAGGACACCTTCTTTTGCTGATCAACAGAACATGCCTTACACGGAGGCGGTTATTCTGGAAGTTCAGCGCCTGCATACGATTGTCCCATTAG GTGTGCCGCATTGTGCTAATAATGATACAGCAATTCGTGGGTACGAAATTCCAAAAGACTCGGTGATAATATCCAATCTATGGGGTGTCCTACATGATCCAGAAGTCTGGTCCGATCCGAATGTATTCAAACCAGAGCGATTTCTAGGTAAAGACGGACAGGTTGATTTGCCAAAAGAATGGATTCCGTTCTCAACAG GTCGACGTGTATGTCTGGGCGAGAGACTAGCCAAGATGGAAATCTTCGTCTTCTTGACTCATCTCCTTAATAGATACACCTTCAAGAAACCAGATGATGAAAACAAACCATCTACCTTCGAAGGAAGGAGCGGTGCTACATTCAGTCCGTTAACCTACCATGTCACAGCTAGTCCCAGAAACTAA